The Sorghum bicolor cultivar BTx623 chromosome 6, Sorghum_bicolor_NCBIv3, whole genome shotgun sequence genome contains the following window.
GAGGAGTTGCCACAGAATCGACGCCCACCGCCATCAGATTGACGGATGGAGTTGCTACCAAATCGACACCCGTTGTTGGTAGATTGATGAATGAAGGGGACCCTATCGCGCTCACGACAACCTTCTGCTTCCCCCTCTCCGCCACCATTATAGCTATAGGCTCCCCTACCTTGACCTGGTCTGGCCGCATGCTACGCCATCGGAACCCGCATCCTACACCACTGGAACCCTAACCACCGCCCTGCTGTCGTTCCACCGCTTGGTCAACCTGCCCTTTCTAAGCTTGCCAGATAAGAAGAGGAGGAGATACCGAAGGCTCGAGTATCGTTCACCATTAAAGAACAACTTAACAAAAAAATCGTGGGCGATCTGGACAAATTAAGTCTTCCCTTGCGATGCGATAAGTAGTCCGTTGTAGTACGATCGAGATAAGAAAGGTTTCCATATTCATCCCTAGTCTCTACTCGGACTCGCTCACTCGGGCACGCGTTCCACGCCCAGGAGCCACGATATTACGGCCGCAGCCCCGGCCCGCAGGCACCGACGACGACGTTCGGCgcggaaaaaaaataataatgtgCGTCGAGTAACCGCCGTCGCTGCCACCGCCGGCCGGGCTACTCAAAACCCACACTTCGCATCTCGCATTCTCGCGTCAGATCTCAGATACATCCCCCAAGGCCACGGCGGCGTGTGCGCCatggccgccgacgactggcgctacGCGACCAATCGCCGCGAGGCTGACGAGCGCGGCTACGCCGGCGACAACCGCAGGGCAGCTTGGGCACAGTGGGGAACGGGCCAAAACTCCGCGTCTGCCCACCGTGGCGGCGAGGATGGTCTTCGTCAATCCGGTGCGCGTCCGCCGCCGAAACGCCGACACGGAGCAGGTGATCTCCCCAAGCCCGTCCATTTTGTCTCAGCGGCCGTCTCGTCGTCCGATGAGCATGGGGATTCTCGTAATCCCGCGCCGTCCTCGTCTGTGGATCCGGCTCGGCAGGccacgtcgccgccgccggagccggGGAGCCTTGCGTCCAACCCGGTGGTGGCGCACATGATGAAGCTCATGAACTACAAGGAAGGCACCGGCCTCGGGAGGCACGGGCAGGGCATCATCGCTCCCATCGAGGTGGCCCTCCGTCCCAAGAACGCCGGCCTCGGCAGCGTCGAGAGACCCATCATCGGTGGAGCGGACGGTCTGCCGCCACCCAGCGACGAAAACTGGCCCAAGTGGGACGAAGCTGGAGGAGGAGCAAGGAAACGGAAGCGCGATCTGGACgtcatcgtcgacgacgacaagATCCTAGCCAGACGTCTGGAGGAGAGCGCCGCCGAGGCCGTCGTGCGCGTGCAGAAGGCACTCGCCCGGGCGGCCCGGTGGTCGTCGTCGACGTCGAGTGGCCTGAGATCCGGGGACGACGACATGGCGGCCGCGACGATCACCAAGGCCATGAAGTGGGTGCAGGAGGAGAGCGCGTCGGGGACGCTGACGACGGGCAAGCTGATCCGCGAGTTCAGGGCCTTGAAGGAGAAGTGTCCCCGGGAGTACGCGACGTACCGCCTCGCGGACACGGCGCGCGCGATCGTGGCGCCGCTGCTGCGCGCGGTGTTCCAGCAGCGGTGGGAGCCGCTGGAGGACCCGTCGCGCGGGCTGGAGGCGGTGACCACGCTCAAAGACATCCTCTTGGACGACGGGTCGGCCGTCTCGCCGTACGGCGCGCTGGTCGACGACGTGGTGGTGGGGCGCGCGCTGGCATCGGCGGCCGAGACGTGGGAGGCCAAGGACCCGGAGCCCATGATCCGGTTCCTGGACACGTGGGGCGACGCGTTGCCGCTCCCTGCCATCCAGCGCCTCCTGGAGCAGGTGGTCATGCCGAAGCTGTCGGCCGCCGTGGAGCTGTGGGAGCCGCGGTGGGAGCCTGAGCCGTGCCACGTCTGGGTGCAGCGGTGGATCCCGCTCCTCGGGCGCTGGCTCGAGCCGCTGTACGTGACGGTGCGGCGCAAGCTCGGGAAGGCGCTGCTGGGGTGGCACACGGCGCGCGCCCTGGCCGACTACGACATGGTGTCCCCGTGGAAAGACGCGTTCGGGCCGGAGGCCTGGGAGGAGTTCGTCGGCCGGCACGTCGTGCCGTACCTGAGGCACGGCCTGCGGGCACTGCGCGTCAGGCCGCCGAAGCAGGACGACGGCGGGTTCGCCGGGGTGATGAGGTGGGCGTCCGTGGTGGGTGCGCAAGACATGGCGCAGCTCCTGAAAGAGGAGTTCTTCGGCAAGTGGCAGGACGCGCTGTGCCGGTGGCTGTGGGATGCGAAACCCACGATGGGGGAGGCCATCGCATGGCACGAAGCGTGGAAACGGCTCTTGCCACCGGAATTACTCGCCGAAGAGCACGTTAGTGTGCCTATCCAGGCCGGTCTCGAAAAGATCAACCGCGCGGTGCAAGGGCTGGGAATTTATCGGCGTGAGCACAGGTGGCACGCCAGCGAAGCTCGCTCTTGGCGTTCCAGATCAAGATGGAGCCCCGTGGTTGGTATTGGAAGCGATAGGCGCCAAAAGTGATCAATCCGAAAAAGACCTGCTTGTGACCTGCGCAGGTTCCCCACCAAACATCGATCTTGGTCACCATGCAACTGAAATCGATGGCCTCGAAGATGTATGTATGTTAAGCACTATACTATTATCTCCATTCGAAATTATAAGTCGATCtagcttttctagatatatagctTTTAATAATATACCTAGCTATATATTTAGAAAAGTCATAGCGTCTTACAATTTGGAGCATGAGTTAAGTTCGGACATGTTACTTCATGCTGCTTTAATACTCATTACTGTATGTAGCCATGTTGTGACGGACGGAGTACTATGTTGGGGGCAGCTAGTTATGCGGTGAACATCCCATATTCGTTGGTTTGGTTTCGTCAAATATTAGACTGGAACTCCACGATATGCTCTGCAGTCAAATGATAAACATCTTTTCCCTTTTCATTTTTTGCATTGCTGTGCCAGAGTTTTGAATACAGATTGTTTGAATGTAAATTTCTCTTCATCACAAGTTACATTTTTGTACGCTGAATATCAGAATGCACATACCTGTTCGCTTGTCTGAAAAGTCATAGCTGGAGTACTGTttcctgatttattatgagagaaaaacactgctgactgACAGAAAAAGTACGGACAAACGAACAGATAATGTATGTGTATCACCAAAATATTTGAGTGTACAAACAGttaccctctctctctctctctctctctccttttttttgGCGAATACGACTTTGTTTGATCCAGGCATCCAGGTATTTATATGTATGTGTATTGCTGAAATATCAGAGTGTACATACAGTTACCAAAAGATAAATACCGGATGGAGCAACCTCGACACCAGTTGACTTTGGTTGATGTTACTTGCCATACAACATCAGCTAACCAGAATTCGAGTCTTAGATTAAAAAACTTAAGCGTTGGTTACTGGTCTGAGCTGCATTATCCGGATCTCACCAGTTCACCACCTAAGGACCCTTGTTTGTCCATCACGCCGATTTCATTATCAGTCTATGCAAATAAGTTCAATCTCTTCTGGCTGATCCATTTGAACCCAAACTGGTTTACATGATAAAAGCTCAATGTCTTCAGGCTGTCCAGCATGGAATGATAGATCTTTACAGGTCTCAGCTGAAATtgataaatacaaatgaaatcaATCTCTATTAAACATCTTGAGTTGACATAAACATTACTAGGTGCCAAATCTGTTCTTCCTATTAAAGAATAGACCAAATTCAAtgtcatgcatatgcatgcggAAAAAGAAAAGGAGCCGACAAAGCAACAAGTATGTGTGGATGGAGCTACCTTCAGAATGATGTACATTGGTTTGTCCAGATGTAAGATCCGTAAATGCAACAAAATTGCAATTACATTCATGTAGTCGTCCTACACACCTTAAAAATGTCCAAGTCTGGAATATATAGCGAGCATGGATGTTTCAGAATCTGTTACATCAAATAACAATTATATTTGGTATATGTAATTTAGTGGTCATATGTACCTGACTATCTTGAACAGACAAATTCTGAAAAGGCAATACTTGACACCCTGAAAACTTATGTAGCTGCCCTTCCTGCTTCAATCTAAAACTGTGAAGGACTGGATTCTGGATCTTTTTCACTGATACAAGTTTCTTGTGACAACGGAGTTCTAATGTCTCAATATGAGAAAATATTTGGAGCTGCATTATTTGACTAACACACCAGCAACCCTCAATTTTAATACATTGGAGGGATGGGAAACTTGGCAAGTTGAGTAGATTCTCACAATTTTTTATACGAAGATTTTGCAGTGCCTGGAGCTTGGGCAGCCTGTTCAGTTTGCTACATCTCATGATGGTGAGATGCTGAAGACAACAAAAGTCTGTGGCCTCAATCTCATCCCATAGCTCCCAGGAGTCCATGTTCA
Protein-coding sequences here:
- the LOC8064474 gene encoding septin and tuftelin-interacting protein 1 homolog 1, with amino-acid sequence MAADDWRYATNRREADERGYAGDNRRAAWAQWGTGQNSASAHRGGEDGLRQSGARPPPKRRHGAGDLPKPVHFVSAAVSSSDEHGDSRNPAPSSSVDPARQATSPPPEPGSLASNPVVAHMMKLMNYKEGTGLGRHGQGIIAPIEVALRPKNAGLGSVERPIIGGADGLPPPSDENWPKWDEAGGGARKRKRDLDVIVDDDKILARRLEESAAEAVVRVQKALARAARWSSSTSSGLRSGDDDMAAATITKAMKWVQEESASGTLTTGKLIREFRALKEKCPREYATYRLADTARAIVAPLLRAVFQQRWEPLEDPSRGLEAVTTLKDILLDDGSAVSPYGALVDDVVVGRALASAAETWEAKDPEPMIRFLDTWGDALPLPAIQRLLEQVVMPKLSAAVELWEPRWEPEPCHVWVQRWIPLLGRWLEPLYVTVRRKLGKALLGWHTARALADYDMVSPWKDAFGPEAWEEFVGRHVVPYLRHGLRALRVRPPKQDDGGFAGVMRWASVVGAQDMAQLLKEEFFGKWQDALCRWLWDAKPTMGEAIAWHEAWKRLLPPELLAEEHVSVPIQAGLEKINRAVQGLGIYRREHRWHASEARSWRSRSRWSPVVGIGSDRRQK